One Pantoea eucalypti genomic region harbors:
- the putA gene encoding trifunctional transcriptional regulator/proline dehydrogenase/L-glutamate gamma-semialdehyde dehydrogenase, producing MATTTMGVKLDDATRERIKLAAQRIDRTPHWLIKQAIFNYLGQLESGAAVPEIPLSALAVAESDDTQPEESHQPFLDFAEQILPQSVTRSAVTAAWRRPETDAVPMMLEQARLPAALAEKTHQLAYQLADKLRHQKGATGRAGMVQSLLQEFSLSSHEGVALMCLAEALLRIPDKPTRDALIRDKISNGNWQSHLGRSSSMFVNAATWGLLFTGRLVSTHNESNLSSSLNRIIGKGGEPLIRKGVDMAMRLMGEQFVTGETIAEALANARKLEEKGFRYSYDMLGEAALTAGDAKAYLLSYQQAIHAIGKASNGRGIYEGPGISIKLSALHPRYSRAQYERVMEELYPILKSLTLLARSYDIGINIDAEEADRLELSLDMLEKLCFEPELEGWNGIGFVIQAYMKRCPFVIDELIDLAQRSRRRLMIRLVKGAYWDSEIKRAQMEGLEGYPVYTRKVYTDISYLACARKLLAVPSLIYPQFATHNAHTLAAIYQLAGNNYYPGQYEFQCLHGMGEPLYEQVVGKVADGKLNRPCRIYAPVGTHETLLAYLVRRLLENGANTSFVNRIADTSLPIDELVADPVTAVEKLGASEGAIGLPHPKIPLPRELYGDNRVNSSGLDMANEHRLASLSSALLSSAAQPCLAEPIIEGEAGAGELRDILNPAAPGDRVGQVREATEQEVSVALDAAVNSGPIWFATPPQERAAILERAAQQMEGQMQQLIGILVREAGKTYNNAIAEVREAVDFLYYYAGMVRDDFDNETHRPLGPVVCISPWNFPLAIFTGQVAAALAAGNSVLAKPAEQTPLIAAQAVQILLDAGVPPGVLQLLPGQGETVGAQLTGDDRIRGVMFTGSTAVATLLQRNLAGRLDQHGRPVPLIAETGGMNAMIVDSSALTEQVVIDIVASAFDSAGQRCSALRLLCIQEDVADHTLKMLRGAMAECRMGNPERFSTDIGPVIDAEAKANIDRHIQAMRNKGFTVYQAVQDNPQDSKEWNSGTFVKPTLIELNQVSDLDKEIFGPVLHVVRFTRNNLPQLVNQINASGYGLTLGVHTRIDETIAQVTANARVGNLYVNRNMVGAVVGVQPFGGEGLSGTGPKAGGPLYLYRLLAHRPDSALRLTFDRQDAERPADSTLRHSLLAPHQALSNWAKDKPELAELCQHYGELAQAGVVRLLPGPTGERNTFSLLPRDQVLCLADNEQDALVQLAAVTSVGSKALWADDELHRTLRAALPDAVKARITLARDPLAPEFDAVIYHGDADQLRTLCEQIAARDGAIVSVQGFARGETNLLLERLLIERSLSVNTAAAGGNASLMTIG from the coding sequence CGCTGGCAGAGAAAACCCATCAGCTGGCTTATCAGCTCGCCGACAAGCTGCGGCACCAGAAAGGGGCAACCGGACGCGCTGGCATGGTGCAAAGTCTGCTGCAGGAGTTCTCTCTCTCCTCACATGAAGGCGTAGCGCTGATGTGCCTGGCTGAAGCGCTGCTGCGTATTCCTGACAAGCCCACGCGCGATGCGCTGATTCGCGACAAAATCAGCAATGGCAACTGGCAGTCACATCTGGGACGCAGCTCCTCAATGTTTGTCAATGCAGCGACCTGGGGCCTGCTGTTTACCGGCCGCCTGGTTTCGACCCACAATGAGTCGAACCTCTCCAGCTCGCTTAACCGCATTATTGGTAAGGGTGGCGAGCCACTGATCCGCAAAGGCGTGGATATGGCGATGCGTCTGATGGGTGAGCAGTTCGTTACCGGTGAAACCATTGCCGAAGCGCTGGCTAACGCCCGCAAGCTGGAAGAGAAAGGTTTCCGCTACTCTTACGATATGCTGGGCGAAGCGGCACTTACTGCAGGCGATGCCAAAGCCTATCTGCTCTCTTATCAGCAGGCGATCCATGCCATTGGTAAAGCGTCGAATGGACGTGGCATTTATGAAGGACCCGGCATCTCCATCAAGCTCTCCGCACTGCATCCCCGCTACAGCCGCGCGCAGTATGAGCGTGTGATGGAAGAGCTCTACCCTATTCTGAAATCACTGACGCTGCTGGCCCGCTCTTATGACATCGGCATCAATATCGACGCAGAAGAAGCCGATCGGCTGGAACTGTCACTCGATATGCTGGAAAAACTCTGTTTCGAGCCAGAGCTGGAAGGCTGGAACGGCATCGGGTTTGTGATTCAGGCCTACATGAAACGCTGTCCGTTTGTCATTGATGAGCTGATTGATCTGGCACAGCGCAGCCGCCGTCGCCTGATGATCCGTCTTGTGAAAGGCGCGTACTGGGACAGCGAAATCAAGCGCGCCCAGATGGAAGGCCTGGAGGGCTACCCGGTTTATACCCGCAAGGTTTACACCGATATCTCTTACCTGGCCTGTGCCCGCAAACTGCTGGCGGTGCCAAGCCTGATCTATCCGCAGTTCGCGACGCACAACGCGCACACTCTGGCGGCAATTTATCAACTGGCGGGCAATAACTACTATCCGGGCCAGTATGAGTTCCAGTGCCTGCACGGCATGGGCGAACCACTGTATGAGCAGGTGGTCGGCAAAGTGGCGGACGGCAAGCTTAATCGTCCCTGCCGTATCTATGCGCCGGTGGGCACCCATGAAACCCTGCTGGCCTATCTGGTTCGTCGCCTGTTAGAAAACGGGGCCAACACCTCCTTTGTTAACCGTATTGCTGATACCTCGCTGCCGATCGATGAGCTGGTAGCCGATCCGGTGACTGCCGTCGAGAAACTGGGTGCCAGCGAAGGCGCCATTGGCCTGCCGCATCCGAAGATCCCTCTGCCGCGCGAACTGTATGGCGATAACCGCGTTAACTCTTCGGGTCTGGATATGGCCAACGAACATCGTCTTGCCTCACTGTCCAGCGCCCTGCTGAGCAGCGCCGCACAGCCCTGTCTGGCCGAGCCGATTATAGAGGGTGAAGCGGGTGCAGGCGAGCTGCGCGATATCCTTAACCCGGCCGCACCGGGCGACCGTGTCGGTCAGGTTCGCGAAGCTACTGAGCAGGAGGTCTCTGTGGCACTGGATGCCGCCGTGAACAGCGGACCGATCTGGTTTGCCACGCCGCCGCAGGAGCGTGCTGCGATCCTGGAACGCGCTGCACAGCAGATGGAAGGCCAGATGCAACAGCTGATTGGTATCCTGGTGCGTGAAGCGGGCAAGACTTATAACAACGCTATCGCGGAAGTCCGTGAAGCCGTTGATTTCCTCTATTACTACGCCGGTATGGTGCGGGACGATTTCGACAACGAAACGCACCGTCCACTTGGCCCGGTGGTCTGTATCAGTCCGTGGAACTTCCCGCTGGCGATTTTCACGGGTCAGGTTGCGGCTGCACTGGCAGCTGGCAATAGCGTGCTGGCAAAACCGGCTGAGCAAACCCCACTGATTGCCGCGCAGGCGGTTCAGATCCTGCTGGATGCGGGTGTGCCGCCAGGCGTGCTGCAACTGCTGCCAGGCCAGGGCGAAACGGTCGGTGCACAGCTGACCGGAGACGATCGGATTCGCGGCGTGATGTTTACCGGCTCGACTGCCGTTGCAACCCTGCTGCAGCGCAATCTTGCCGGTCGCCTTGATCAACATGGTCGTCCGGTGCCGCTCATTGCGGAAACCGGCGGGATGAATGCGATGATCGTCGACTCTTCCGCGCTGACTGAGCAGGTGGTGATCGATATCGTCGCCTCGGCCTTCGACAGTGCCGGACAGCGCTGCTCTGCCCTGCGTCTGCTCTGTATTCAGGAAGATGTCGCCGACCATACGCTGAAGATGCTGCGTGGCGCGATGGCGGAGTGCCGCATGGGCAACCCGGAACGCTTCTCAACCGATATCGGCCCGGTGATTGATGCCGAAGCCAAAGCCAATATCGACCGTCATATTCAGGCGATGCGTAACAAGGGCTTCACGGTGTATCAGGCGGTGCAGGATAACCCGCAGGACAGCAAAGAGTGGAATAGCGGCACCTTTGTGAAACCGACGCTGATTGAGCTGAATCAGGTTAGCGATCTGGATAAAGAGATTTTTGGGCCGGTACTGCACGTCGTGCGCTTTACCCGCAACAACCTGCCGCAGCTGGTTAATCAGATCAACGCCTCCGGCTATGGCCTGACGCTGGGCGTGCATACGCGCATCGACGAAACCATCGCGCAGGTGACGGCGAACGCCCGGGTCGGCAACCTTTACGTTAACCGCAACATGGTCGGCGCCGTGGTCGGCGTTCAGCCGTTTGGTGGTGAAGGCTTATCCGGAACCGGTCCGAAAGCGGGTGGCCCACTCTATCTTTATCGCTTGCTGGCCCATCGCCCGGATAGCGCACTGCGTCTGACCTTTGATCGTCAGGATGCCGAGCGCCCGGCCGACAGCACGCTCCGTCACTCTTTACTGGCACCGCATCAGGCACTCAGCAACTGGGCTAAAGATAAGCCTGAGCTGGCTGAACTCTGCCAGCACTATGGCGAGCTGGCCCAGGCGGGCGTGGTCCGCCTGTTGCCTGGCCCGACCGGCGAACGTAACACTTTCTCGCTGTTGCCGCGTGACCAGGTGCTCTGTCTGGCTGACAACGAGCAGGATGCGTTAGTCCAGCTGGCTGCGGTCACCAGCGTGGGCAGTAAAGCGCTGTGGGCAGATGATGAGCTGCATCGCACCCTGCGGGCGGCACTGCCTGACGCCGTGAAAGCGCGTATCACGCTGGCGCGTGACCCATTAGCCCCGGAGTTTGATGCGGTGATCTATCACGGCGATGCCGATCAGCTGCGCACCCTGTGCGAACAAATTGCGGCGCGTGACGGCGCGATTGTGTCGGTGCAGGGCTTCGCCCGCGGCGAGACCAATCTGCTGCTGGAACGTCTGTTAATTGAGCGTTCACTGAGTGTGAATACTGCCGCGGCGGGCGGTAATGCGAGTCTGATGACGATTGGGTAG